In a single window of the Leptospira wolffii serovar Khorat str. Khorat-H2 genome:
- a CDS encoding TerC family protein, producing the protein MISFSQKDSTLFLIFSVVVGLLIYLDLFVLNKRAHKLSLRESGYWTLFWVTLAFSFALLIYIFHEDPANPGLAKQKTLEFLAGYLLEYSLSVDNLFVFIMIFSKFRIQSQYQPLILKWGIIGALLFRALMIFSGAELVSRFEWILYFFGFLLLYSAWKMFFHSEEEEFDPNDMKLVQYAKKILPMTSVHHPEKFLVKEHGKSVFTTTFLILIVVEFSDILFAVDSIPAIFSITQDSFIIYTSNVFAILGLRSLFFLLGGVMELFIYLKKGVALLLAFVGVKLLLPAFSGYVFGKVIHVSIEISLIVIVAALALSILASIPHYLKTKKGA; encoded by the coding sequence ATGATCTCGTTTAGCCAAAAAGATTCTACACTTTTTCTGATTTTTTCCGTCGTGGTAGGCCTTTTGATCTACTTAGACCTCTTCGTTCTGAATAAAAGAGCGCACAAACTCTCCTTAAGAGAATCCGGATATTGGACTCTGTTCTGGGTGACTCTCGCTTTCAGTTTCGCTCTCCTGATCTATATCTTTCACGAGGATCCGGCAAACCCCGGGCTCGCAAAACAAAAGACTCTGGAATTTCTGGCCGGTTATCTACTGGAGTATTCCCTTTCCGTGGATAATCTTTTCGTGTTCATCATGATCTTTTCCAAGTTCCGGATCCAATCCCAGTATCAACCCCTGATCCTAAAATGGGGGATCATCGGAGCTCTTCTCTTCCGAGCCTTGATGATTTTCTCCGGAGCGGAGCTCGTTTCCCGTTTCGAGTGGATCCTTTACTTCTTCGGTTTCCTTCTTCTTTATTCCGCTTGGAAGATGTTCTTTCACAGCGAAGAAGAGGAATTCGATCCGAACGATATGAAACTCGTTCAATACGCCAAAAAAATACTACCGATGACGAGTGTACACCACCCGGAGAAATTCTTGGTGAAGGAACACGGCAAATCGGTCTTCACTACCACCTTCCTGATTTTGATCGTGGTGGAATTCAGCGATATTCTTTTCGCTGTGGATTCCATTCCGGCGATCTTCTCCATCACCCAGGATAGTTTCATCATCTATACTTCGAACGTATTCGCCATCTTGGGGCTGAGGTCCCTATTCTTCCTGTTGGGAGGAGTGATGGAACTTTTCATTTATCTGAAAAAAGGCGTGGCCCTTCTTTTGGCATTCGTGGGAGTAAAGCTGTTATTGCCGGCATTCTCCGGATACGTATTCGGAAAAGTAATCCATGTCTCCATCGAAATTTCCCTCATCGTGATCGTAGCGGCCTTGGCGCTTTCGATCCTAGCTTCGATACCTCATTATCTCAAAACTAAAAAAGGAGCCTAA
- a CDS encoding lysoplasmalogenase: MIYILFPVLSIFHLVVLYLWPDVFLLRLLSKIAPIVYLIFGSVWDGKWKNNVGIWFGIGLIFSLGGDTILAFPAEYFVFGLGSFLVAQVAYSVSFSIGNPVHFLRLLPYAIFGAAYYSWILPGISTGLIVPVGVYVSAICVMGWRSASREVSGRDLILGIAGAFSFIVSDSLIALGQFTPYKLPLHGICIMGTYYLAQFLIYLSQEEEE; encoded by the coding sequence ATGATTTATATTCTCTTTCCGGTTTTGAGCATTTTCCATCTGGTGGTGCTGTATCTTTGGCCGGACGTTTTCTTGCTCCGTTTGCTCTCTAAAATCGCGCCGATTGTGTATCTGATTTTTGGCAGCGTTTGGGACGGGAAATGGAAAAACAATGTAGGGATCTGGTTTGGGATCGGTTTGATTTTCTCGTTGGGTGGAGATACCATTCTCGCTTTTCCCGCGGAATACTTCGTTTTCGGACTCGGAAGTTTCCTCGTCGCTCAGGTGGCTTACTCCGTTAGTTTCTCTATCGGAAATCCGGTGCATTTTTTGCGCCTACTTCCCTATGCGATTTTCGGAGCCGCATATTATTCCTGGATTCTTCCCGGAATCTCCACGGGCCTCATCGTTCCTGTAGGAGTTTACGTCTCCGCGATATGCGTGATGGGATGGAGGTCCGCTTCCAGAGAAGTTTCGGGAAGAGATTTGATTTTAGGTATCGCGGGAGCCTTTAGCTTCATCGTCTCCGATTCATTGATCGCTCTAGGTCAATTCACTCCGTACAAACTTCCTCTGCACGGGATATGTATTATGGGAACGTATTACCTGGCGCAATTTCTCATCTATCTTTCTCAGGAAGAAGAGGAATAG
- a CDS encoding ferritin-like domain-containing protein, which produces MTIKPLKETTFLEAIAAAIQHEKDYFEFYMNTYEKLPPGRTRELFEKLAEEVDEHIKFIQEIYESAEGAELPNLKQLAAIHKFHQSTIQKIMHKVERTIIGTASKDAHEALELAIREAENAVAFYEKLSTKFDDPNIKSLFTKLMEYNNNYQSLLEAELNSFDQTSSGRGAFFWDEQAEEVAKAVQAPSKTKAAKSLKPGPSSKKPAPKKAVKKAAPKKKAVAKKKTVAKKPAPKKKAAAKKKR; this is translated from the coding sequence ATGACTATTAAACCGTTGAAAGAAACCACATTCTTGGAAGCCATCGCCGCGGCCATCCAACATGAAAAGGATTACTTCGAATTCTATATGAATACGTACGAAAAACTCCCTCCGGGTCGCACTCGGGAGTTATTCGAAAAATTGGCGGAAGAAGTAGACGAACATATAAAATTCATTCAGGAAATCTACGAGAGTGCGGAAGGTGCGGAGCTTCCGAACCTGAAACAATTGGCTGCGATCCATAAATTTCACCAGAGTACGATCCAAAAAATCATGCACAAGGTGGAGAGAACGATCATCGGTACCGCATCCAAAGACGCTCACGAGGCTTTGGAGTTGGCGATCCGGGAAGCGGAAAATGCAGTAGCATTCTACGAGAAGTTGTCCACCAAGTTCGATGATCCGAATATCAAGTCCTTGTTCACTAAATTGATGGAGTACAATAATAACTATCAATCTTTGTTAGAGGCGGAATTGAATTCCTTCGATCAAACTTCTTCGGGGAGAGGGGCCTTCTTCTGGGATGAGCAAGCGGAAGAAGTGGCTAAGGCGGTACAGGCGCCAAGTAAAACCAAGGCGGCCAAAAGTCTGAAGCCCGGTCCTTCTTCTAAAAAACCCGCTCCTAAGAAAGCGGTCAAGAAGGCTGCGCCTAAGAAAAAAGCAGTAGCAAAAAAGAAGACCGTCGCTAAGAAACCTGCGCCCAAGAAAAAGGCCGCGGCTAAGAAGAAAAGATAG
- a CDS encoding aminotransferase class V-fold PLP-dependent enzyme — protein MKTNSSPDWTKIQNLYPVNREMIWLNNCGTTPSNTDTVHAVTEYLKGYSTHGGLTEVRRYPSVKKVVRKILSELLECDPEELSLIHHTNEGIGFISLGLKLQPGDKILLLENEYPSNIYPWEHWKEKGVNLSFVPMSETPEGFLDNLKAQITPDVKVVSLSAVHWCTGMPFPLEEIGSLLKEKGIQFVLDGAQGVGLLPIHPRKMGISYMAFPAWKWLLGPLGLGVLYVAKEKLEELNFPFKGTGSVVNDEVYLPYREELKGTDRYEISTVNFIDWVYFQSTLEMLHKIGFHNSMERIYELADYLSDKLREAGWKLASDHFPDFKTGIVVAEKEGLSMENVVSDLKKNGVMCALRLGRVRFSPHIYIAKEQLDRVVDLVSR, from the coding sequence ATGAAAACGAATTCCAGTCCCGATTGGACAAAGATCCAGAATCTATACCCGGTAAACCGGGAAATGATTTGGCTGAACAATTGCGGAACGACTCCCAGCAATACGGATACCGTACACGCGGTAACCGAATATCTAAAAGGATATTCCACCCACGGGGGACTCACTGAGGTGAGGCGCTATCCCAGTGTGAAAAAAGTGGTTCGTAAGATTCTTTCGGAACTGTTAGAATGCGATCCCGAGGAACTTTCTCTTATCCACCATACCAACGAAGGAATCGGTTTCATATCATTGGGTCTCAAACTCCAACCTGGGGACAAGATCCTTCTACTCGAGAACGAATATCCTTCCAATATTTATCCTTGGGAGCATTGGAAAGAAAAGGGTGTGAATCTATCTTTCGTGCCCATGTCCGAGACTCCGGAAGGCTTTTTGGATAATTTAAAAGCCCAGATCACCCCCGACGTAAAAGTAGTCAGCCTTTCCGCCGTGCATTGGTGTACCGGTATGCCGTTTCCCTTGGAAGAAATCGGATCTCTGCTAAAAGAAAAAGGGATCCAGTTCGTTCTGGACGGAGCCCAGGGAGTGGGACTTCTTCCCATCCATCCCAGAAAAATGGGTATTTCCTATATGGCATTTCCCGCTTGGAAATGGCTTTTGGGTCCTCTGGGACTCGGTGTTCTCTATGTGGCGAAGGAAAAATTAGAAGAATTGAATTTTCCTTTTAAGGGAACCGGTTCGGTCGTGAACGATGAAGTTTACCTACCTTATAGAGAAGAATTGAAAGGCACGGATAGATACGAGATCTCCACGGTGAATTTTATCGACTGGGTCTATTTTCAATCCACTTTAGAGATGCTCCACAAGATAGGTTTCCATAATAGCATGGAAAGAATCTATGAACTAGCGGATTATCTCTCCGATAAGCTCAGGGAAGCTGGCTGGAAATTGGCCTCCGACCATTTTCCGGATTTCAAGACCGGGATCGTAGTCGCCGAAAAAGAAGGTCTTTCCATGGAAAACGTGGTCTCCGACTTAAAGAAGAATGGCGTGATGTGCGCTCTAAGATTGGGAAGAGTGCGCTTTTCTCCTCATATTTATATCGCAAAAGAGCAATTGGACCGGGTCGTAGATCTGGTTTCGAGGTAA
- a CDS encoding bile acid:sodium symporter family protein yields the protein MGKILEKAALFFPFWVLLAVAFSWVFPGALTWFKGPWITYSLGLTMLGMGISLKPEDFTRVFQAPKPILIGVIGQYTIMPLTGWALATFFRLPEPLAIGIIVVSCCPGGVASNVISFLARGDLALSVTMTAISTVLSVVLTPTLTLFLAGNSVGANALGLFLDTVQVVILPVILGILLNRYAPKFSEGIQKVSPLVAVILIALIVASILGAGKESVIRSGPYLVFCVFLLHLSGYFFGYWAAFFGTRSFTVARTVSIEVGMQNSGLGAVLSRNNFSDPLVAIPSAISSLMHSLIGSVLAGFWRKSVPVETESREK from the coding sequence TTGGGCAAAATCCTAGAGAAGGCAGCCTTATTCTTTCCTTTTTGGGTGCTTCTTGCCGTAGCCTTCAGTTGGGTATTTCCGGGAGCGCTGACTTGGTTCAAGGGCCCTTGGATCACCTATAGTTTAGGGCTTACCATGCTCGGAATGGGGATCAGTCTGAAGCCTGAGGACTTTACCCGGGTTTTCCAGGCACCGAAACCGATTTTGATCGGAGTGATCGGTCAATATACCATCATGCCTTTGACTGGTTGGGCGCTTGCCACATTCTTCCGATTGCCGGAGCCCTTGGCCATAGGAATCATCGTCGTTTCCTGTTGCCCGGGAGGAGTTGCGTCCAATGTGATCTCATTTCTCGCGAGAGGAGACCTCGCGCTTTCCGTGACCATGACGGCGATTTCCACCGTTCTTTCCGTGGTCCTAACCCCCACTTTGACTTTGTTTCTCGCGGGAAATAGCGTGGGGGCAAACGCCTTAGGACTGTTTTTGGATACGGTTCAGGTGGTGATTCTTCCGGTAATCTTAGGAATTTTATTAAATCGTTATGCTCCTAAATTCTCCGAAGGGATCCAAAAAGTTTCTCCTTTGGTGGCGGTGATTTTAATCGCGCTTATAGTTGCCTCCATTCTAGGGGCCGGAAAGGAAAGCGTGATTCGTTCCGGACCTTATTTGGTATTTTGCGTTTTTCTACTCCATCTTTCCGGTTACTTTTTCGGATACTGGGCGGCTTTTTTCGGAACCCGTTCCTTTACCGTGGCCCGTACCGTTTCCATAGAGGTCGGCATGCAGAATAGCGGGCTCGGAGCGGTATTATCTCGGAATAATTTCTCGGACCCTTTAGTCGCCATTCCTTCTGCGATTTCCAGTTTGATGCATTCTCTGATTGGGAGCGTTTTAGCCGGTTTTTGGAGAAAATCCGTTCCAGTCGAGACCGAGAGCCGGGAAAAATAG
- the rpmG gene encoding 50S ribosomal protein L33 → MREIIKLTCQTCKKNAYFQTKNKKAKSEKLVTKKFCKFCRAHVEHKESKV, encoded by the coding sequence ATGAGAGAAATCATCAAGCTTACTTGCCAGACTTGTAAGAAAAACGCGTATTTCCAGACGAAAAATAAAAAGGCCAAATCCGAGAAGTTGGTCACGAAAAAATTTTGTAAATTTTGCCGTGCTCACGTCGAACATAAGGAATCCAAGGTCTAA
- a CDS encoding TraR/DksA family transcriptional regulator — protein sequence MVTKKAAAAYDKKVLAELKDLLLERKNSLLEKYAKWEDNSKPSGLKEMGDIADIASEINEEMLSSVLTESEIDTIREIDVALEKIEDGSYGICEGTGKKIPLARLKAIPWTRYTVEYAEAVSKHRASGKKSPMSGTLTGTYKIPSDPDSLDD from the coding sequence ATGGTTACTAAAAAAGCCGCAGCAGCATACGATAAAAAGGTCCTTGCAGAATTGAAGGATCTACTCTTAGAGAGAAAAAACTCTCTCTTGGAGAAGTATGCTAAATGGGAAGACAATAGTAAACCATCCGGTTTGAAAGAAATGGGCGATATCGCCGATATCGCCTCGGAAATCAACGAGGAGATGTTAAGCTCCGTGTTGACCGAATCCGAAATCGATACCATTCGAGAGATCGATGTGGCTTTGGAAAAAATCGAAGACGGCTCCTACGGAATCTGCGAAGGGACCGGTAAGAAAATTCCTTTAGCTAGACTAAAAGCGATTCCCTGGACCCGTTATACCGTCGAGTACGCCGAGGCCGTTTCCAAGCACAGAGCCTCCGGAAAGAAAAGTCCTATGTCCGGCACCCTGACCGGAACCTATAAGATTCCGTCCGATCCGGATTCTTTGGACGACTAA
- a CDS encoding PrsW family glutamic-type intramembrane protease, producing MSDWYFILKPIAAILAAWFYWNFYRSTYYAGQDRVFSYLAFFYGMIATGLALGWEVGVFDLLKDSLPLIKAAVLGAIPEETAKAALIYLFLRQSKSSYNLADGLYFGLTLGASLGCIENVFYSFNLEFWPSLLRAGTSLPLHTFSGGILGFFILHAIQSRKGNLSGLGFCFSFACLVLLHSVYNILLIQGGFEILWIPLVLGLSFLALELVIVQAEVTLPFELLQSEDLFVDDYAMIRKFSRYDSWLRAAQSKENLKDIPLFRQLSPIRSFIAVLLFGVPIFCLNFYLFQPAFIPYYLENISSLEFITLFMEYPAWLGFLFLLRGVFNPSFFRERILKIPLFLSVNIGPLGEEEPSLAYSLSRKGFYSPVIREPEIGIPILVSFYVAGKSFDPIPVVPVWKNFRPEDPNHESGALFRFPNIPWDLIAWRWFVRIKQQYRNAMDALKGFD from the coding sequence ATGAGCGATTGGTATTTCATACTCAAACCTATAGCCGCGATCCTCGCCGCCTGGTTCTATTGGAATTTTTATCGTAGTACGTACTACGCAGGCCAAGACAGGGTATTCTCCTATCTGGCGTTCTTTTACGGAATGATAGCGACGGGACTCGCACTCGGTTGGGAAGTAGGAGTATTCGATCTATTGAAGGATAGCCTCCCTTTGATCAAGGCAGCGGTATTAGGAGCCATTCCCGAAGAAACGGCAAAGGCAGCTCTTATTTACCTTTTTTTGAGACAATCCAAGAGTTCCTACAATCTAGCGGACGGTTTGTATTTCGGGCTCACTTTGGGAGCTTCTTTAGGTTGTATAGAGAACGTTTTCTATTCTTTCAATCTGGAATTCTGGCCCAGCCTACTCCGTGCAGGAACCTCTCTCCCTTTACATACCTTCTCCGGAGGGATTCTAGGATTCTTTATTTTGCATGCAATCCAGTCCCGTAAGGGAAATCTCTCCGGCCTGGGATTTTGTTTTTCCTTCGCGTGTCTAGTTCTACTTCATTCGGTTTATAATATTCTACTAATACAAGGTGGATTCGAAATCCTTTGGATCCCCTTAGTGCTCGGACTCTCCTTTCTTGCTTTGGAACTCGTTATCGTCCAAGCGGAAGTGACTCTCCCCTTCGAACTTCTGCAATCGGAGGATCTTTTCGTGGACGATTACGCGATGATTCGGAAATTCTCCAGATACGATTCTTGGCTCCGAGCCGCACAATCCAAGGAGAACCTGAAGGATATCCCGCTCTTTCGCCAGCTTTCTCCCATTCGTTCCTTTATCGCAGTATTGTTATTTGGCGTTCCTATTTTCTGTCTGAATTTTTATCTTTTCCAACCTGCTTTTATTCCCTATTATTTGGAAAATATCAGCTCCTTGGAATTCATTACGCTTTTCATGGAATATCCGGCCTGGCTCGGATTCCTATTCTTATTACGCGGAGTTTTCAATCCTTCCTTCTTCCGGGAAAGGATTCTCAAGATTCCGCTATTTCTCTCCGTCAATATAGGACCGTTGGGAGAAGAAGAACCCAGCCTGGCATATTCTCTTTCCAGAAAGGGATTTTATTCTCCCGTGATCCGAGAACCGGAGATCGGAATACCTATCCTAGTATCCTTTTATGTGGCCGGAAAGAGTTTCGATCCGATTCCGGTTGTGCCTGTTTGGAAGAATTTTCGCCCCGAAGATCCCAATCATGAAAGCGGAGCTTTATTTCGTTTTCCGAATATTCCTTGGGATCTTATCGCGTGGAGATGGTTCGTGAGAATCAAACAACAGTATAGAAACGCGATGGATGCGTTAAAAGGATTCGATTAG
- a CDS encoding LruC domain-containing protein: MKKFLILVLITGFIVQCSNKKKGGLFPFLFFLGSPHSSGGVPGNSGSPGVIFVPGDGSGNPATPLPNSDTPSDSNTGTTPTDNNSNPSTSPSTGTTPGNSGGTEGGTTTTPSNSNTGGDSSGNTGDNGTGNSGSTGESDNSSGSGDVSNSGGTTGGSTDPSSSNPTTPSEPTPEPPVAIVVVEDPKGTPDFNYNTTINIPLNLTVVDNKSNPVSGATVLVYDENNNILFQGVSDSSGKVTGTLTVPTSVGNITVDISIGGESISQYISLQDVLGINRTIRYAITLPTNPVTDSDGDGVPDETDIYPNDATRSTEIAYPTEGVYTVAYEDLYPSSGDADFNDYVIEFKNQEDLNASGKIVRLRGIYQHVAKGAGYKHQLFIKLPVPTGAKVTYKLAQADGKVETDTTTTTVSANQLNSGFEIFPDSNKTIRGQNVHPGDVFKPGFVATIEIVFDTPVERAKLGAFPYDLFAYVINTKQEIHFPGLYKNSNGTDKYLDSTGFPWAILLPGAWKYPYEKYDIRKPSETGYAEFNLWVSSGGKEYKTWYLHVTDESKVFPVPNPSGLLGYLFLSVKKFAIFYAIGLVLAGGIAAYFLRKRHSLTA, from the coding sequence ATGAAAAAGTTCTTAATCCTGGTTTTGATTACCGGGTTTATCGTTCAATGTTCGAATAAGAAGAAAGGGGGCCTGTTTCCGTTTCTTTTCTTTTTGGGAAGCCCCCATTCTTCCGGAGGAGTTCCAGGAAATAGCGGAAGCCCCGGTGTAATCTTTGTTCCGGGCGATGGTTCCGGGAATCCCGCAACTCCTTTGCCGAATTCTGACACTCCGTCAGATTCCAATACGGGCACGACCCCTACAGACAATAATTCCAATCCTTCAACCAGCCCAAGCACGGGGACTACTCCGGGCAATTCGGGTGGAACAGAAGGAGGTACTACAACTACTCCCTCCAATTCGAATACAGGAGGGGATTCTTCCGGAAATACCGGGGATAATGGAACCGGAAATTCCGGTTCTACCGGCGAAAGCGATAACTCTTCCGGTTCCGGGGATGTAAGCAACAGTGGAGGAACTACCGGGGGCTCCACGGATCCTTCTTCTTCCAATCCGACCACTCCTAGCGAGCCTACTCCGGAGCCCCCTGTGGCGATAGTAGTCGTAGAAGACCCGAAGGGAACTCCCGACTTCAATTATAATACTACGATCAATATTCCCCTGAATTTAACGGTGGTGGATAATAAATCCAATCCTGTTAGCGGGGCAACCGTTCTAGTCTATGATGAGAATAATAATATACTCTTCCAGGGAGTCTCCGATTCATCTGGTAAAGTAACCGGAACTCTTACGGTTCCCACTTCCGTAGGAAATATTACCGTCGATATCTCGATCGGAGGAGAATCGATCTCCCAGTATATCAGCCTACAAGACGTACTCGGAATCAACAGAACTATTCGCTATGCGATTACTCTTCCCACCAATCCTGTAACCGACTCGGATGGAGACGGGGTTCCCGACGAGACCGACATCTATCCGAACGACGCAACTCGTTCCACCGAGATCGCCTATCCTACGGAGGGAGTGTATACTGTCGCATACGAAGACCTCTATCCTTCTTCAGGAGATGCGGACTTCAACGACTACGTAATCGAATTCAAAAACCAGGAAGATCTGAATGCCTCCGGTAAAATCGTTCGCCTGCGCGGTATCTACCAACACGTAGCCAAGGGAGCGGGGTATAAGCACCAACTATTCATCAAGTTGCCAGTTCCTACCGGCGCTAAGGTAACTTATAAGTTAGCTCAAGCCGATGGAAAGGTCGAAACCGATACGACCACCACGACCGTGAGCGCTAATCAGTTGAACTCAGGTTTTGAGATCTTTCCCGATTCGAATAAAACGATTCGTGGACAGAATGTGCATCCCGGCGACGTATTCAAACCGGGCTTCGTCGCGACGATTGAAATCGTATTCGATACTCCCGTGGAACGTGCAAAACTGGGAGCCTTCCCATACGATCTCTTCGCCTATGTGATCAACACGAAACAGGAAATCCATTTTCCCGGATTGTATAAGAATTCAAACGGAACCGACAAATATCTGGATTCCACCGGATTCCCTTGGGCGATCCTTCTTCCCGGCGCTTGGAAATATCCTTACGAAAAATACGATATTCGTAAACCTTCCGAAACAGGTTATGCGGAATTCAATCTTTGGGTCTCCTCCGGAGGAAAAGAATATAAAACTTGGTATCTTCATGTAACCGACGAATCCAAGGTATTTCCCGTTCCGAATCCTAGCGGACTCTTGGGATATCTTTTCCTATCCGTGAAAAAATTCGCGATCTTCTATGCGATAGGACTCGTTCTTGCCGGGGGAATAGCGGCTTATTTCCTCCGCAAAAGGCATAGTCTGACCGCTTAA
- a CDS encoding ubiquinone/menaquinone biosynthesis methyltransferase, with protein MTAFQMPSREAKADFVRENFDQIAAKYDRFNDWNSFYLHRLWKNRLVREIEQETEGPIRVLDLCCGTGDISVRLEKSSRVDSLLSLDFSPKMLEIAKNRLAGPAIKGRVKLEIGDATKLNGVATESLDAVSVGFGLRNVNDLDKAISEIYRVLKPGGVFANLDVGKVKNPLLRFFADFYFFRIVPLFGYILWGGRNDMFDYLPVSSLSYPDQDILKGRMENAGFQNVRYVNFVFGNAVLHMAKKPNRP; from the coding sequence ATGACCGCTTTCCAGATGCCTTCCCGAGAAGCAAAGGCCGACTTCGTTCGGGAAAACTTCGATCAAATTGCAGCCAAATACGATCGGTTCAACGATTGGAATAGTTTTTATCTTCATAGGCTTTGGAAGAATCGGTTGGTCCGTGAAATCGAACAGGAAACCGAAGGACCGATTCGAGTTCTGGATTTATGCTGCGGAACCGGAGATATCTCCGTCAGGTTGGAAAAATCTTCCAGAGTGGATTCTCTTTTGAGTCTGGACTTCTCACCTAAGATGTTGGAAATCGCCAAGAATCGATTGGCGGGTCCTGCAATCAAAGGGCGAGTCAAATTGGAAATCGGAGACGCTACGAAATTGAACGGAGTGGCTACCGAAAGTTTGGACGCTGTCAGCGTCGGTTTCGGTTTACGTAATGTGAACGATCTGGACAAGGCTATTTCCGAAATATATAGGGTTCTCAAGCCGGGAGGAGTGTTTGCAAATCTGGACGTGGGCAAGGTGAAAAATCCGCTCCTTAGATTCTTTGCCGACTTTTATTTCTTTCGAATCGTACCTCTTTTCGGCTATATTCTCTGGGGAGGTAGAAACGACATGTTCGACTATCTACCCGTTTCCTCCCTATCTTATCCGGACCAGGATATTTTGAAGGGAAGAATGGAGAATGCGGGTTTTCAGAATGTACGTTATGTAAACTTTGTATTCGGAAATGCTGTATTACATATGGCAAAAAAACCTAACAGACCGTAG
- a CDS encoding MotA/TolQ/ExbB proton channel family protein, translating into MSHSNILFGLDWVSLLICLLSVWNLGTFLHVWTILPKRRRSLLVSFLEEPGPDVWEEKISAILFPIETKISWIKHLAGISTMLGLLGTVLGISEAFSSLQAAGTVSLDAFAGGIRLALVTTILGLSVAIPSLFAFQFLKHRLLDLQREALSWPKIPPAENL; encoded by the coding sequence ATGAGTCATTCTAATATTTTATTCGGATTGGATTGGGTATCCCTGCTTATCTGTCTTCTTTCCGTTTGGAATCTCGGAACTTTTTTGCATGTCTGGACCATTCTACCCAAAAGAAGAAGGTCTCTTTTAGTTTCCTTTTTAGAGGAGCCCGGTCCGGATGTATGGGAAGAAAAAATCTCCGCCATCTTATTTCCGATCGAGACTAAAATCTCCTGGATCAAGCATCTTGCGGGGATCTCCACCATGCTCGGTTTGCTCGGAACCGTACTCGGGATTTCGGAAGCGTTCTCTTCTCTACAAGCGGCAGGAACGGTAAGCTTGGATGCTTTTGCAGGAGGGATTCGTCTGGCCTTGGTTACCACGATCTTAGGACTTTCGGTTGCGATTCCTTCCTTATTCGCGTTTCAGTTTCTTAAGCATAGGCTTCTGGATTTACAGAGAGAAGCCCTGTCCTGGCCTAAGATTCCCCCGGCGGAGAATCTATGA
- a CDS encoding ExbD/TolR family protein — protein sequence MKKSFLEDEDIGVDLTSFIDVVFILLIFVMLAVSFRKEIRSIPLELPKIGQGEDPKGERIEIGLLPDGNFDIAGERMDRKVLISRLESGLVREKEVRFFAGESANYGEIVRTLDLLKRSGTSSLELAVQEGK from the coding sequence ATGAAAAAGTCGTTCTTAGAGGACGAAGACATCGGTGTAGACCTGACTAGCTTTATCGACGTGGTCTTCATTCTTCTCATATTCGTAATGCTCGCGGTGAGTTTTCGCAAAGAGATTCGCTCTATTCCATTAGAACTTCCTAAAATAGGTCAGGGGGAGGACCCGAAAGGGGAGAGAATAGAAATCGGGCTTTTGCCCGACGGGAATTTCGATATTGCGGGAGAGAGAATGGATCGAAAGGTCCTGATTTCCCGCTTGGAATCGGGATTGGTGAGGGAAAAGGAAGTGAGATTCTTTGCCGGAGAATCGGCGAATTACGGAGAAATCGTTCGGACTTTGGATCTACTTAAGAGGTCGGGGACTTCTTCTTTGGAACTTGCGGTCCAAGAAGGCAAATGA
- a CDS encoding nucleotide pyrophosphohydrolase, which yields MTFDEAQKAVDDWIREIGVKYFSELTNLAILMEEVGEFSRLMARTYGDQSFKKGESEENIPKEFGDILFVLICLANQMGISMEDALKRTLEKNTARDKDRHKNNPKLQS from the coding sequence ATGACATTCGACGAAGCGCAAAAAGCCGTAGACGATTGGATCCGGGAAATCGGAGTTAAATATTTTTCCGAGCTTACCAATCTTGCGATTCTGATGGAAGAAGTGGGAGAATTCTCCCGCTTAATGGCAAGAACTTACGGGGACCAATCGTTCAAGAAGGGAGAATCCGAGGAGAATATTCCTAAGGAATTCGGAGATATCCTTTTTGTGCTGATTTGTCTCGCCAACCAAATGGGAATCTCTATGGAGGACGCTTTGAAACGTACTCTGGAAAAGAATACCGCCAGGGATAAGGACAGGCATAAGAATAATCCCAAGCTCCAATCCTAA